In Desulfobacter hydrogenophilus, the genomic stretch ACGTTCTATGCAATTTCCTCAGTGCCGCAATCTGGATCTTTTTTCTGTATATCAATAATTTTCTGGGCATGGTGATTGTGACCATTTTTCACACTATTTTCTTTGCACCCCTCATTGCATTTATAGAAACCTTTGCAATGGATGAACTGGGTAGTGGAGGCGGTGACAAGAACAGGTATGGCCGAATTCGTGCCTGGGGATCGGTGAGTTTTATCCTTGTTGTGTTTAGTCTGGGTAAGATTTTTGATCTTTTCAGCATCAATATTATTGTTCCTCTCATTCTGGCCGGTTACACGCTTCAGGCGCTCTTCTCAATTCCCATGCCCAAGGCGAAAGCAAGTAAGAAACAATTACATGCCGGGGTCAGAGAACTCCTCAATACCCGGACCCTGACCTTTCTCACCTGTTCGTTTCTGATGCTCTTCAGCCACGGGACCTATTATGGATTTTATTCCATCTATCTGGAAGAGTTGGGCTATAGCCCCTTTTTTATCGGGTCGACCTGGGCTGTGGCCTCCATCGCTGAGATCGTTCTTATGATCAACTCCGGCAGGATTTTAAAATATATCTCCCTTAAAAATGTGATCTTCTTTTCTTGTTTGGTTGCTGCGGTCCGGTGGTGCCTTTTATGGCGTGCGGTCACAGTGACTGAAATCATGATAGCTCAGGTGCTTCATGCATTTACCTACGGGACATTTCATGTGGCCTCCATCCTGTATATGGATTTGCTTTCAACCGAGGAGACACGTACCCTGGGGCAGGCTGCCAACAATGCCGTCTCTTACGGCCTCGGCATGATGGCCGGTTTTCTGCTGAACGGCTATTTGTATGAGGCATATGGCGCCCTTCTCTTTTTGATGAGCGCATGTGTGTCACTTGCCGCTGCGGTTGTATTTAGATTTTTGGGCCGTTAATTTGAACCGTATTGTGCTGGACTTGTTTGCTTCTGTACATCCGGGACGAACTGTCATCGGTATCTTCATGGCAGGACATCTGGAAAACTTTGGGGCTGAATATATGCGAGAATGGGTTTAATGCCTGACAAAAACTGGTCCAGATAAGCCGATGGAAGATACTAAGAACTGAGCTTTAACAAAAGTATCGAACGCTCTTTGAGTAAAGGCTATGGGGTCACAATTATAGACATATTGTGGGGTTGTTGATTCCTAAAATTCCCCTCTAAAATTGTCAGCAATTCAAATGGTATCTTTGACAATTTTCACCTCTATACTGGATCTTTTCAATTTCCGTATGTTATCCTGTTAGATAAAAGGTATAAGGGATATACAAAACCATACATTATATTGTTGAACAAAACCGCTCCGCGGAAAGAAACGCCAACCTGGCATCTTACCCATTGATGGGCCAGTCAGCCGCGACTATACAATATCCCTTTATATTTACCCTGTCTTATTCCATCATTCTCCTGAGTATCCACCCATAATTCAGGAGGAAAAGATGACACAACTTCGCCAACAATTTGATCGACACATGACTCTTCACCGGCTTTCGCCAAAAACAAATGCGGCGTATATGAATGCGGTAAAATTGCTTGCCGCGCACTACAAGCAAGCACCGGATCAACTGACCGATTCCCAGATCCAAGATTATCTCGACTATATTATTGCAGACCGACAACTGGCCTGGAGTAGCTGCAATGTACAGTTCTCAGGGATAAAGAGATTTTACAGGCATGTATTAAAACGGGAGCCCAAGATTTCCATACCGCCCCGGCCTCAGGAAAGGAAAATCTTCATGGCACTGAGCCGGGAAGAAGTGGCGCAAATACTGAATGCCTGCACCAACCCCAAGCATTATGCCCTTCTTCTGGCCACATACAGCGCAGGATTGCGGGTCAGTGAAGTTGTAAAGCTCCAACCGATACACATTGAAAGATCCCGCAAAATGATACGGATAGAGCAAGGTAAAGGCAGAAAAGACCGGTATACAGTCTTGTCAGATACCTTACTAAAGACTCTGGAAGACTACTGGCGGCTTTTTAAACCGAACGAATGGATCTTTTTCGGCAAAACCAGATCAAAACCGATGCCAGTTGAGACAGCTCAGAAAATTTATTACACGGCCAAGTTAGAAGCCGGTGTAAAACGTGGCAAAGGCATACATACCCTTCGTCACTGCTTTGCGACTCACCTTCTCGAACAGGGAACCCGGACACATGTACTTCAGCAGATGCTCGGTCATAAATCCATCAGAACCACGGCAAAGTATCTTCACATCAGCAATGAGGCCATATCCCAAGTTGTCAGCCCGGCTGACGTGGTGCTTTAATGATCGGAGAATGCTGCAATAAAAGCAGCAGACCCGAACATGACATTGCCGATATCTTCAGACACGCTGGGCAACGCTTTTTGGAAACTTTCGGAGCTTCACACGAACAGATAAAGGTCATGAATAAAATCATTACCTGCCGAACAGCTGCTTTAGGAGGCCATATAGACGCTTGCCCTGACTGCGATTTCCAAAAGAACTCCTACAACTCCTGCAGGAACCGGCACTGCCCCAAATGCCAGACCATGACCAAGGAAAAATGGTTAGATAAACGGGTGTCAGAACTATTGCCTGCCACCTATTATCATTTGGTGTTCACACTGCCCCACAACCTGAATCCTATCATCCTCTGTAATATGAAGCCGTTGCTGGACCTGCTGTTCTCCTCGGTAAATCAGACCATTAAACAATTTGCTACCGATCCCCAATGGAGACTCCAGGGGCAGGCTGGCTTTATTGCCGTATTGCATACATGGAACCAGACCATCCTGGACCATTTTCATCTGCACTGCCTTGTTCCCGGCGGTGTGCTGTCAGAAGACAAAACCCAATGGACCCCATCCAAAACGAATTTTCTATTCAAGACAGCCTCCATAGTAAAGGCGTTCAAGGGCATCTACATCAAAGGACTCAAGCAACTATACCAGGACGGGGATCTCAAGTTCCCGGGTAATACGGCCAAGTACGGCACCCGTTCTGGTTTCAACCGCCTGATCAAAATTATCCGGAAAAAGAAATGGTCCGGTTACGCCAAGGCCCCTTGTTCCGGCCCTGAAAAAGTCCTGGAATATTTAGGAAGGTATACCCATAGAGTCGCCATTTCAAATTACCGTATCAAATCCTTTGAAGACGGCAAAGTTGTGTTCACCTGGAAGGACCGGGCTCAAAATGATGCCATAAAAGAGATGACTCTTGATGCTGTGGAGTTCATCAGACGGTTCCTGCTTCATGTGCTACCCAGAGGGTTTAAAAAAATCAGGCACTTTGGTTTTCTATCCCCCCGGTACAAAGCAGTGAACATAAAACTGATCCGAAAATTGACGGGTGATAAGTTCAAAGAGCCAGCACATCCTGAAAATGAGTCAGTAGAAGAAATGATGCACAGACTGACCGGCATTGACATTAAAGCATGCCCCAAATGTGGCAAAGGCCGCCTGACAAGACTTTACGAGTTGCTGCCGGTATATATTGGCTATATTGTCCCAAATAAAAAGGTGGCTGCCTGGGATACTTCTTGACCCTAATCTTTGATCTAAAACAACTTGTGGCAAAGGCAATGGCTTCAGGCCATACCCATGAGGTGCGTCGAAAACCCGGCACAATACAAACAAGTACCGCCTATATCCGTAGAGCAGAATATATGCAGCAGTTCAAAACCGAATCGTTGAGCATTTACCATCAAAATCACACCAAATTATCCTTGCACAGTCTGCCAGCAATCGATATAAACCCCATAGTGAAAACACTCGTTACCGGCCCTGACCACCGGCTCTGTTCAACAACGTTTTATCAATAATCCCGCTCGTTGAAACAACCGGTTCAGCATTACCAAAAGATTTTGGTGGATCTAATTGTCGTGCCTTTTCTGTGGGCGGGACTATATGATAAAACGCTTTTAGTTATATTCAAAAAACAAAATGGACAAAGATATTTCTTCAATCGTAAAAACTCTTCAACTGACTATAATGCTTAGCAATATTCTCGAAAGGTTTTAAAATGGACGAGAACAAAGACATGATCACCGTCTATTATGATGGTGCATGCCCAGCATGTGTTAAAGACAGGGATCGCTATGAAAAACTTGCTGGTAGCGCAGGAAAAAATGTGTTTTGGTTTGATATTACAGGGCAAAAGGAGCGAATGCATGAATTCGGCATTGACCCTCAAAAAGCCTTAATGGAGCTTCACGTTAAAAATACGGATCAACAGATCCTTTCAGAGATCGATGCATACATCCTGCTTATGAATAAAGTGCCGATGTTGAGACCCCTGGCATGGCTGATAGGTCTTCCGTTGATTCGCCCGATGCTCTCAAAAGTATATCACGGGAAGGTTAATTCCAGATTAAAGCGCAGTGGAAGACTGTGAGCATTATCGAATGCAACCCAAGTACGAATAACAGGCGATCGGAGTCGGGCCGACCTAACAGGCTGAAATAAAAGTAAAGGCCCTTTAAAACAAGGCTTATCCAGAATCCAGATTCATGAGGCTTAGGCGCTGCAAAACTCTCATCACCGGGTCAAACTGTCCCGCCTTATGTCGGTAGGGGGGAATCTGATCGCGCTTATGAACTTTATTTAGTTATTTTCATTTCTCGTAACCGCCACCAGCTAAAAGAGACTATAATAATAAAAACGACAAGTCCATACCATGGGAAATAACTGATACCATCGATGAAGGCCAGATCGGCAACTTGTTCTGTCGTCCAATTCGGATGGGTATTGCTATTTTGCAGTTTTAAGGTTGCAATCATTGTGGCAAAAGCAAAGCCGATGAAACCATAGGCCAGATTAAAAGTAAAACCTTTGAAGCTGAGCACTGTTGCTCGTTGGTGAGATGCCGTTATCTGGTTGAGATAATAACTGGTGAGAAAAGAGACTAAAGTAAGACCTACGAAGATGAAGGCAACAGGTATGAGTCCCCAGTATGGATAAAATCCGGTAAGACCGATAAGGCCGTAACCACTAATAGCAAAAACAATGAACATATTCCTTTTTGGACTATAGTTTTCCGCCATATGTTCAGCAACTTTTGGGGTTATTAGGCCAAGGATGGCAATGGCTGAACCGATAATTCCATAACTTGCTTCCGGCAGGTTGATGAGTCTGAAGTACTGGCTTGTCATGGTCACTATCATTCGAAGTATATGATCAAAATACATACCGAATAAAATAATAACCAGAGCAAAAGGGGTGCGCCAAATCCATTTTCCTGCACACATAGTTTTCTTAAATGCTGCTCCTGTTTTGAACTTTGTTGTTGTTTCTTCGGGTTTTGCCTCTTCCATTTTAAAAGCCGTGATAGTGGCAAGTATGGCCAGTACAAGAGTGAAATAAATCGGGAAGCGCATTGTTGTTTGCTGACTAAGGATGAGATCAAATCCAAGCCAGAAAAGTACAGCATTGACCGCTTTAGGGTCGTATGCGAGGGCACCTAAAGTCATGGTGGCAATAGAGGCGATTGAACGAACACGCATCTGCAGGCTGAGAACCTTAGGCCAACCTTTCTCAAGTTTTTTAGACACCAACGTGTCGTAAGCAATCGCTTCATCTGCGCCACTAGCCATTGCTTCGGCGAGACCGCTTAGGACACGGTTAAGTAAAAATGCCCAAAAAATGAGAGTCCCATTGCCAAGAGGTACAAATGCCAGAAGGGACAATTCAAGGACCATAAGAAGAGATGTGGTCACAATGAGATTTTTTCGGCCAAGGATGTCCGCAAGCGCACCTGATGGGACTTCTGCACATACGATGGTAATGGCCCAAACAGTATTTAATAGCGCAAATTGTTCTATGGTAAGACCAAAGTCAAGAAATAAAATAGTGAAGACAGGATAGTAAAACCTGGCGTTGAAAAAGACCCTGAATGCAATAAAAAGTTTAATATTCTGAATTGCAAAAGGTGATGCTTGAGTTGTTTGAATTTCCATAGTTATTTTGCTCGGAGTTATTCTACTTGTATGTTAGAAAAAAATACTAAAAAATGAAACTACGGGCCTGTTT encodes the following:
- a CDS encoding MFS transporter, yielding MIHNKSLHLILKIQYFIYFGVLGIFLPYFNLYCHHLGFTSFEIGSLSALRTAITIVFSIGWSIVADRYAWRKPIYVLCNFLSAAIWIFFLYINNFLGMVIVTIFHTIFFAPLIAFIETFAMDELGSGGGDKNRYGRIRAWGSVSFILVVFSLGKIFDLFSINIIVPLILAGYTLQALFSIPMPKAKASKKQLHAGVRELLNTRTLTFLTCSFLMLFSHGTYYGFYSIYLEELGYSPFFIGSTWAVASIAEIVLMINSGRILKYISLKNVIFFSCLVAAVRWCLLWRAVTVTEIMIAQVLHAFTYGTFHVASILYMDLLSTEETRTLGQAANNAVSYGLGMMAGFLLNGYLYEAYGALLFLMSACVSLAAAVVFRFLGR
- a CDS encoding tyrosine-type recombinase/integrase, which translates into the protein MTQLRQQFDRHMTLHRLSPKTNAAYMNAVKLLAAHYKQAPDQLTDSQIQDYLDYIIADRQLAWSSCNVQFSGIKRFYRHVLKREPKISIPPRPQERKIFMALSREEVAQILNACTNPKHYALLLATYSAGLRVSEVVKLQPIHIERSRKMIRIEQGKGRKDRYTVLSDTLLKTLEDYWRLFKPNEWIFFGKTRSKPMPVETAQKIYYTAKLEAGVKRGKGIHTLRHCFATHLLEQGTRTHVLQQMLGHKSIRTTAKYLHISNEAISQVVSPADVVL
- a CDS encoding IS91 family transposase, which gives rise to MIGECCNKSSRPEHDIADIFRHAGQRFLETFGASHEQIKVMNKIITCRTAALGGHIDACPDCDFQKNSYNSCRNRHCPKCQTMTKEKWLDKRVSELLPATYYHLVFTLPHNLNPIILCNMKPLLDLLFSSVNQTIKQFATDPQWRLQGQAGFIAVLHTWNQTILDHFHLHCLVPGGVLSEDKTQWTPSKTNFLFKTASIVKAFKGIYIKGLKQLYQDGDLKFPGNTAKYGTRSGFNRLIKIIRKKKWSGYAKAPCSGPEKVLEYLGRYTHRVAISNYRIKSFEDGKVVFTWKDRAQNDAIKEMTLDAVEFIRRFLLHVLPRGFKKIRHFGFLSPRYKAVNIKLIRKLTGDKFKEPAHPENESVEEMMHRLTGIDIKACPKCGKGRLTRLYELLPVYIGYIVPNKKVAAWDTS
- a CDS encoding thiol-disulfide oxidoreductase DCC family protein, translated to MDENKDMITVYYDGACPACVKDRDRYEKLAGSAGKNVFWFDITGQKERMHEFGIDPQKALMELHVKNTDQQILSEIDAYILLMNKVPMLRPLAWLIGLPLIRPMLSKVYHGKVNSRLKRSGRL
- a CDS encoding MFS transporter gives rise to the protein MEIQTTQASPFAIQNIKLFIAFRVFFNARFYYPVFTILFLDFGLTIEQFALLNTVWAITIVCAEVPSGALADILGRKNLIVTTSLLMVLELSLLAFVPLGNGTLIFWAFLLNRVLSGLAEAMASGADEAIAYDTLVSKKLEKGWPKVLSLQMRVRSIASIATMTLGALAYDPKAVNAVLFWLGFDLILSQQTTMRFPIYFTLVLAILATITAFKMEEAKPEETTTKFKTGAAFKKTMCAGKWIWRTPFALVIILFGMYFDHILRMIVTMTSQYFRLINLPEASYGIIGSAIAILGLITPKVAEHMAENYSPKRNMFIVFAISGYGLIGLTGFYPYWGLIPVAFIFVGLTLVSFLTSYYLNQITASHQRATVLSFKGFTFNLAYGFIGFAFATMIATLKLQNSNTHPNWTTEQVADLAFIDGISYFPWYGLVVFIIIVSFSWWRLREMKITK